A window from Lates calcarifer isolate ASB-BC8 linkage group LG7_2, TLL_Latcal_v3, whole genome shotgun sequence encodes these proteins:
- the ahr1b gene encoding aryl hydrocarbon receptor — MYAGRKRRKPAQKGVKSTPAEGAKSNPSKRHRDRLNSELDRLASLLPFSDDVISSLDKLSILRLSVSFLRTKSFFSVALKNQLSNGMNKGGDHHDDGKMTGSADGRVPEGELLLQALNGFILVVTAEGIIFFCSHTIQDYLGFHQTDVMHQSVFELIHTEDQQEFRRNLHWALNPPTSLRSPTDPSTDGDSVSTSPCLVSYNPDQLPPENSSFLERGFVCRFRCLLDNSSGFLALNIQGRLKFLHGQSRQRCDSTEDGTPPPPPPQLALFAIATPLQPPAILEIRTRNMIFRTKHKLDFTPMACDAKGKIVLGYTEAELRVRGSGYQFIHAADMLYCAENHVRMIKTGESGLTVFRLLTKDNRWKWVQANARLVYKNGKPDYIIATQRPLADEEGGEHLRKRSMHLPFTFATGEALLYQTGYPLHGFPDSFQGKAKGSKSKKGKPDKSAADELDPKSLLGALMSQDESVYICQPDTEPKMSYHSSLFSEQQSETGGFSGLLSSDSWPIVSNGEMGRCNGKTSSYDPLLATLDSLSLDGDETCSNSELFSALENLGLNAEDLELLLLDERMIQVELDPNHVPTLSDLLTNNEILSYIHDSLESGTEGEEDRGGFGPAQSVPQQVCLTPAVPPPIVQLSQQMQQHTQIQAVSQPGTTDANSHWVVSTENHHHPHAVLRPSQLNGEHKHLNSHLESSQQWQQLQPHQQVSSQSFQSHFAVTTNRSYIPNGHAAFPTNMEVSHMGYSVSNTPHTGGTGLNGLTTPDIYHYQRPCQLQGHHKHQHEQQQMLQQTQVPPSCLSQCPTQSSGLDLEQLLGLSQPSLEAYSMFNTGAEDTTHSKVENGCLLSATNAAYIRTCLMPNGNGVATDDIPVSRPEGLPALQDPQKSGFFL, encoded by the exons atgtatGCTGGacggaaaagaagaaaacctgCGCAGAAGGG AGTCAAGTCGACCCCTGCCGAAGGCGCCAAGTCTAACCCGTCCAAACGCCACCGCGACCGCCTGAACTCGGAGCTGGACCGGCTTGCCAGCCTGCTGCCCTTCTCCGACGACGTCATCTCCAGCCTGGACAAGCTGTCCATCCTGAGGCTCAGCGTCAGCTTCCTCCGCACAAAGAGCTTCTTCTCAG TGGCGCTGAAGAACCAGCTGTCCAATGGCATGAACAAAGGAGGCGATCACCATGACGACGGCAAGATGACAGGATCTGCAGACGGTCGCGTACCTGAgggggagctgctgctgcag gccCTGAACGGCTTCATCCTCGTGGTGACGGCTGAGGGAATCATCTTCTTCTGCTCCCACACCATCCAGGATTACCTCGGCTTCCATCAG ACTGACGTGATGCATCAGAGTGTGTTTGAGCTGATCCACACTGAAGACCAGCAGGAGTTCAGGAGGAACCTGCACTGGGCCCTGAACCCCCCCACCAGCCTCCGATCCCCCACAGATCCCTCAACAG ATGGCGATTCAGTGTCGACCTCTCCCTGCCTGGTGAGCTACAACCCCGACCAGCTTCCTCCCGAAAACTCGTCTTTCCTGGAGAGAGGCTTCGTCTGCCGCTTCCGCTGTTTGTTGGACAACTCCTCCGGCTTCCTG gCGTTGAACATCCAGGGTCGGCTGAAGTTCCTCCACGGTCAGAGCCGTCAGCGCTGCGACAGCACAGAGGACGGTacaccgccgccgccgcctcctcAGCTCGCCCTCTTCGCCATCGCGACGCCCCTTCAGCCTCCAGCCATCCTGGAAATCAGGACGAGGAACATGATCTTCAGGACCAAGCACAAGCTCGACTTCACGCCAATGGCCTGCGACGCAAA GGGTAAAATCGTTCTGGGATACACCGAGGCGGAGCTGAGGGTTCGTGGTTCGGGTTACCAGTTCATCCACGCCGCTGACATGTTGTACTGTGCCGAGAATCACGTCCGAA TGATAAAGACCGGAGAGAGCGGCCTCACCGTCTTCAGGCTGCTCACCAAGGACAACCGGTGGAAGTGGGTCCAGGCCAACGCCCGGCTCGTCTACAAGAACGGAAAGCCAGACTACATCATCGCCACCCAGAGGCCTTTAGC GgatgaggaaggaggggaaCACCTGAGGAAACGATCTATGCACCTCCCTTTCACCTTCGCCACCGGAGAGGCCCTGCTCTACCAGACCGGATACCCGCTGCACGGCTTCCCCGACTCCTTCCAGGGCAAAGCCAAAGGCAGCAAGTCCAAAAAGGGCAAACCGGACAAGAGCGCCGCAGACGAACTGGACCCAAAGTCCCTGCTGGGAGCGCTCATGAGCCAGGATGAGTCGGTGTACATCTGCCAGCCGGACACAGAGCCGAAGATGTCCTACCACAGCAGCCTTTTCAGCGAGCAACAAAGCGAGACTGGCGGTTTCAGCGGGTTGTTGAGCAGCGACAGCTGGCCCATCGTATCTAACGGGGAGATGGGGAGGTGCAATGGTAAAACGTCCAGCTACGACCCGCTGCTCGCCACTCTGGACTCCCTGTCCCTAGACGGCGACGAGACGTGCTCCAACAGCGAGCTCTTCAGTGCTCTGGAGAACCTGGGTCTGAATGCCGAAGACTTGGAGCTCCTGCTGCTTGACGAGAGGATGATCCAGGTGGAGCTGGACCCCAACCACGTCCCCACCCTCAGCGACCTCCTCACCAACAATGAAATCCTCTCCTACATCCACGACTCCCTGGAGAGCGGCACcgagggagaggaggacagaggtggGTTCGGACCAGCGCAGAGTGTCCCCCAGCAGGTGTGTTTGACACCCGCTGTCCCTCCGCCCATCGTCCAGCTGTCGCAACAGATGCAGCAGCACACTCAGATCCAGGCTGTCTCCCAGCCTGGAACTACAGACGCCAACAGTCACTGGGTGGTCTCGACAGAGAACCACCATCACCCACATGCTGTGCTCAGACCCTCACAGCTGAACGGCGAACACAAACACCTTAACTCACACCTGGAGTCGAGTCAACAGTGGCAGCAGCTCCAGCCCCATCAGCAGGTAAGCAGCCAGAGTTTCCAGAGCCACTTTGCAGTCACCACGAACAGATCTTACATCCCGAATGGACACGCCGCCTTTCCAACAAACATGGAGGTCAGCCACATGGGTTACAGCGTCTCCAACACGCCACACACAGGCGGCACAGGACTGAACGGCCTCACCACACCAGACATTTATCACTACCAGAGGCCCTGCCAGCTGCAGGGTCACCACAAACACCagcatgagcagcagcagatgttgcAGCAGACTCAGGTTCCTCCATCTTGTTTGTCCCAGTGTCCCACCCAGAGCTCTGGGCTCGATTTAGAGCAGCTGCTGGGTCTATCGCAGCCGTCGTTAGAGGCCTACAGCATGTTCAACACCGGAGCAGAGGACACCACCCACAGCAAG GTGGAGAACGGCTGCCTCCTCAGTGCCACCAATGCAGCGTACATCAGGACGTGTCTGATGCCCAACGGAAACGGAGTGGCGACGGACGACATCCCTGTCTCACGCCCCGAAGGACTCCCCGCTCTACAGGACCCCCAGAAATCTGGATTTTTCCTCTGA